One genomic segment of Pogoniulus pusillus isolate bPogPus1 chromosome 21, bPogPus1.pri, whole genome shotgun sequence includes these proteins:
- the TBC1D7 gene encoding TBC1 domain family member 7 — MADDSQRNFRSVYYEKVGFRGVEEKKSLEILLKDDRLDIEKLCTFSQRFPLPSMYRILVWKVLLGIIPPHHESHALVMKYRKEQYWDVHHALRVIRFINDSTPQVDVFLRIHQLESGKLPRNVAFPLEPEDEVFLAIAKAMEEMVEDPIECYWLVSCFVNQLNSKHKDSLQQLPKILEQYLNIEDNRLLMHLKACTAMNRLPYDLWFKKCFAGCLPESSLQRVWDKVISGSCKILVFVALEILLTFKMKIIALNTAEKITQFLENIPQDNTDAIVSKAVDLWRTHCGTPAHSV, encoded by the exons ATGGCTGATGACTCTCAGAGAAACTTTCGCTCAGTGTATTATGAAAAAGTGGGGTTTCGTGGAGTTGAAGAAAAGAAGTCACTGGAAATCCTGTTAAAAGATGACCGGTTGG ATATTGAGAAGCTTTGCACATTTAGCCAAAGGTTTCCTCTCCCATCCATGTATCGTATACTGGTGTGGAAAGTGCTTTTAG GAATTATTCCTCCTCACCACGAGTCTCATGCTTTGGTGATGAAGTACCGCAAGGAGCAGTACTGGGACGTGCACCACGCTCTTCGTGTAATTCGTTTTATTAATGACTCTACCCCACAGGTAGATGTTTTCCTCCGCATACATCAGCTGGAGTCAGGAAAATTACCTCGAAACGTGGCTTTTCCCTTG GAACCTGAAGATGAAGTATTTCTTGCTATTGCAAAAGCGATGGAGGAAATGGTAGAGGATCCTATAGAGTGCTATTGGCTTGTCAGTTGCTTTGTGAATCAGCTGAACAGCAAGCACAAAGATTCCTTACAACAACTG CCAAAAATTCTGGAGCAGTATCTGAACATTGAAGATAACAGGCTCCTGATGCACCTGAAAGCGTGTACTGCGATGAACAGACTCCCTTATGATCTTTGGTTTAAAAAGTGTTTTGCAGGCTGCTTACCTGAGTCCAGTTTACAGAG AGTTTGGGACAAAGTTATTAGTGGGTCCTGCAAGATTCTTGTATTTGTTGCTCTGGAGATATTATTAACCTTTAAAATGAAGATAATAGCACTGAATACTGCAGAAAAGATCACACAGTTTTTGGAAAAT ATTCCTCAAGATAACACTGATGCCATTGTCAGCAAAGCTGTTGATCTGTGGCGCACGCACTGTGGGACTCCAGCACATTCGGTCTGA